A single Desulfurobacterium sp. TC5-1 DNA region contains:
- a CDS encoding 4Fe-4S dicluster domain-containing protein produces the protein MEQKQQKKKRRNLYKVYPIEENCISCRYCEVACTMVHSESKDPIKAYKLEDLLPRPTVEVEGPVSLSVMCRHCKHPFCLDACISGAIWQDKNGVVHLDEDVCVGCWSCVLVCPFGAVHPHLNKRHSFKCDLCEGRDFPACVEACPNRALVYDRER, from the coding sequence ATGGAGCAGAAACAGCAGAAGAAAAAGAGAAGAAACCTTTACAAGGTTTATCCCATAGAGGAAAACTGTATCTCCTGCAGGTACTGCGAGGTTGCCTGCACTATGGTTCACAGTGAATCAAAAGATCCCATTAAGGCCTATAAACTTGAAGATCTTTTGCCGAGACCAACCGTTGAGGTGGAAGGTCCTGTTTCCCTATCTGTGATGTGTAGACACTGTAAACACCCGTTTTGCCTTGACGCCTGCATATCAGGTGCTATCTGGCAGGATAAAAACGGTGTTGTTCACCTTGACGAAGATGTGTGCGTTGGATGCTGGAGCTGCGTTTTAGTGTGTCCTTTCGGTGCAGTTCATCCACATCTTAATAAAAGACACTCTTTCAAGTGTGACCTCTGTGAAGGGAGAGATTTCCCCGCATGTGTTGAAGCATGTCCAAACAGAGCGCTCGTTTACGACAGGGAGAGGTGA
- a CDS encoding FAD-dependent oxidoreductase: MKYVIVGNSAAAVGCINGIRKVDKEGEITVITYEKEGCYSKPMIADILVDLPEEKLIYKGKKFFEQKNVRVLLGTKAIKIDPEKKEVVLDTGIAENYNKLLISTGAKPFVPPIKGSEKEGVFTFTELSKAKAAKEYITKNGIKDVVVIGSGFIGLEVAYFLRKKGINVYVVELLNKVLGKALDNRGSEIVEKIMRDIGINFFFEDTVEEILGNEKVESVKLKSGKIINAEMVIVAIGVRPNTELAQTAGIKVNRGIDTNLFMETSIPDIYAAGDCVENIDITDGTKKNLPLFPLAFEQGLVAGLNMAGKKMKYLGGLPLNSLKFLEEVPVLNAGIVEPPDSTYEVLVNDRFEKRGYYRKAIIKDNRLVGFVAIGEIDRVGILTGIIRQKLDVSTFKEKLVDIDFGLVHLPKSWREARIQQDKTGYNDWRPEE, translated from the coding sequence ATGAAATATGTAATAGTAGGCAACAGTGCTGCAGCAGTAGGCTGTATAAACGGCATTAGAAAAGTCGATAAAGAAGGCGAAATAACCGTTATCACCTACGAAAAGGAAGGTTGCTACTCAAAGCCAATGATAGCCGATATTCTCGTTGACCTTCCTGAAGAGAAACTTATCTACAAAGGTAAAAAGTTCTTTGAACAGAAAAACGTAAGAGTGTTACTTGGAACAAAGGCAATAAAGATTGATCCAGAGAAGAAAGAAGTCGTTCTTGACACCGGAATAGCTGAAAACTACAACAAACTTTTAATCTCTACAGGTGCAAAACCGTTTGTACCTCCAATCAAAGGCAGCGAAAAAGAAGGCGTCTTCACATTTACAGAGTTATCAAAAGCAAAGGCCGCAAAAGAGTACATAACAAAAAACGGCATCAAAGACGTTGTTGTAATTGGCTCCGGTTTTATAGGTCTTGAAGTTGCCTACTTCCTGAGAAAGAAAGGAATAAACGTTTACGTTGTGGAACTTCTCAACAAGGTACTTGGAAAAGCACTTGACAACAGGGGCTCTGAAATCGTAGAGAAAATAATGAGAGATATCGGCATAAACTTCTTCTTTGAAGATACTGTAGAGGAAATCCTTGGAAACGAAAAAGTAGAAAGCGTAAAACTTAAATCCGGAAAAATTATTAATGCTGAAATGGTAATCGTTGCAATAGGTGTTAGACCGAACACAGAACTTGCCCAAACAGCAGGAATAAAAGTAAACCGCGGCATTGACACAAATCTGTTCATGGAAACATCCATCCCGGATATATATGCTGCTGGAGACTGTGTAGAAAACATAGACATTACAGACGGTACAAAGAAAAATCTTCCCCTCTTTCCCCTTGCCTTTGAACAGGGACTTGTTGCTGGACTTAATATGGCTGGAAAGAAGATGAAATATCTGGGCGGACTGCCTCTCAACTCATTAAAATTCCTTGAAGAGGTTCCGGTCCTCAACGCAGGCATCGTGGAACCACCGGACTCAACATACGAAGTCCTCGTAAACGATAGGTTCGAAAAGAGGGGATACTACCGAAAAGCTATAATTAAAGATAACCGCCTTGTAGGCTTTGTTGCCATAGGAGAAATTGACCGCGTCGGTATTCTCACAGGTATTATCAGACAGAAACTTGACGTATCAACGTTTAAAGAAAAGCTGGTTGATATAGACTTTGGTCTTGTTCACCTTCCAAAGAGCTGGAGAGAGGCAAGAATCCAGCAGGATAAAACAGGCTATAACGACTGGAGGCCCGAAGAATGA
- a CDS encoding glutamine amidotransferase family protein, which produces MMSYSEMSGCGLAGFINRDGKRVSGKDIFDSITSMKERGNGMGAGYAAYGIYPDMAEYYAFHVMMDSMDIATEITAVLNRFFHIVKSEMIPTKSVPSLYKKTTPPVFYRYFVTPREDVKLPLETEEDMVVRAVMTINENVKGAYVISSGKNMGAFKGVGEPDEIGEFFEIDQYEGYIWIAHTRFPTNTPGWWGGAHPFTLLDWSIVHNGEITSYGTNKRYVEMYGYKCTLLTDTEVAAYIFDLLFRKHKLPIKATLMAIAAPFWKDIEYLKEKKLNKVAEMAKKIREIYSSAMLNGPFAMLFAYKDGLIGFNDRIKLRPFVAAINGDTVYMASEESAIKVICKNPEKVWMPRAGEPVIALMNYCKDGICHPG; this is translated from the coding sequence ATGATGAGTTACTCTGAAATGTCTGGCTGCGGTCTCGCAGGTTTTATTAACAGAGACGGAAAAAGAGTCTCTGGAAAAGACATCTTTGACTCTATAACATCCATGAAGGAACGTGGAAACGGTATGGGTGCCGGCTACGCCGCATACGGTATCTATCCGGATATGGCCGAATACTACGCATTCCACGTTATGATGGACAGCATGGACATAGCAACCGAAATTACGGCTGTTTTAAATAGATTCTTCCACATCGTCAAAAGCGAAATGATACCTACAAAGAGCGTCCCATCCCTCTACAAAAAGACAACGCCCCCTGTATTTTACAGATACTTTGTAACACCAAGGGAAGATGTGAAGCTTCCCCTTGAAACAGAAGAAGACATGGTTGTAAGAGCGGTGATGACCATCAACGAAAATGTAAAAGGTGCCTACGTAATTTCCAGCGGTAAAAATATGGGGGCTTTCAAAGGTGTAGGCGAACCGGATGAAATTGGTGAATTCTTTGAGATAGATCAGTATGAAGGATACATATGGATAGCTCATACCCGCTTTCCGACAAACACTCCAGGTTGGTGGGGAGGTGCCCATCCATTTACGCTACTTGATTGGTCAATAGTCCACAACGGAGAGATAACCTCTTACGGAACGAACAAAAGGTATGTTGAAATGTACGGTTACAAGTGTACACTGCTCACCGATACAGAAGTTGCAGCCTACATCTTTGACCTTCTCTTTAGAAAACACAAACTCCCAATAAAGGCAACTCTAATGGCAATTGCTGCACCTTTCTGGAAAGACATTGAATACCTGAAAGAGAAAAAGCTTAATAAAGTTGCAGAAATGGCTAAGAAGATAAGAGAAATCTACTCTTCCGCAATGCTAAATGGACCATTCGCAATGCTCTTTGCCTACAAAGACGGTCTCATAGGATTCAACGACAGGATAAAACTTCGTCCTTTCGTTGCGGCAATTAATGGTGACACCGTATATATGGCAAGCGAAGAGTCAGCTATAAAGGTTATCTGCAAAAATCCAGAAAAGGTGTGGATGCCAAGAGCCGGGGAACCGGTTATCGCACTTATGAATTACTGTAAAGACGGCATCTGCCACCCGGGATAA
- the pstC gene encoding phosphate ABC transporter permease subunit PstC yields the protein MEGKNRLYIGDRLFQTLAFLSTVIIVVSLFAIGVTLYKEAAPAIHKFGIINFIKSPDWNPPMDEFGGLPAIYGTIVSTIISIVLSVPVAIGIAIFLTEIAPDRLKSPIGIAIELLAAIPSIIYGMWGLFYFAPFVRDRLQPIIHATLGKLPVIGEWFSGFTPGIGLLTASLVLAVMILPFTAAIARDSFNMVPPILKESAYALGATKWDVMKDVVLPYAKLGVIGGIILSLGRAMGETMAVTFVMGNQPVIPQSILQPATSITVTLANEFAEADTKIYLSSLFFLALILFVMSFIVIAIGKFLFLKKVERGR from the coding sequence ATGGAAGGGAAAAATAGACTTTATATAGGTGACAGGCTATTCCAAACCCTCGCATTCTTATCAACGGTTATTATTGTAGTATCTCTTTTTGCCATAGGTGTCACTCTCTATAAAGAGGCAGCTCCTGCTATCCACAAATTTGGAATTATTAACTTTATAAAGTCTCCCGATTGGAATCCGCCAATGGATGAGTTTGGCGGACTACCGGCAATCTACGGAACAATTGTCAGCACTATTATTTCTATTGTTCTTTCAGTCCCCGTAGCAATTGGAATTGCCATCTTTTTAACAGAAATAGCACCAGACAGGCTTAAATCACCCATCGGCATAGCAATAGAACTTTTAGCAGCCATTCCAAGTATCATCTACGGTATGTGGGGACTTTTCTACTTTGCACCTTTTGTAAGGGACCGCCTTCAGCCGATTATACATGCAACTCTCGGGAAATTGCCCGTTATCGGTGAATGGTTCTCCGGATTTACTCCCGGGATAGGCCTGCTTACTGCTTCTTTAGTCCTTGCCGTCATGATTCTACCTTTTACCGCAGCAATAGCAAGAGATTCCTTCAACATGGTCCCGCCTATTCTTAAAGAATCTGCCTACGCATTAGGCGCAACAAAGTGGGACGTTATGAAAGATGTCGTTCTACCTTACGCAAAGTTAGGTGTTATAGGCGGTATTATTCTATCCTTAGGCAGAGCCATGGGTGAAACGATGGCAGTAACCTTTGTTATGGGAAACCAGCCGGTAATTCCCCAATCAATACTTCAACCTGCAACATCAATAACAGTTACTCTTGCAAATGAATTTGCTGAAGCAGATACAAAAATATATCTATCCAGCCTCTTCTTCCTCGCACTCATACTTTTTGTTATGAGCTTCATCGTAATAGCCATAGGAAAGTTTCTCTTCCTCAAGAAAGTTGAGAGAGGTAGATAG
- the pstA gene encoding phosphate ABC transporter permease PstA translates to MDAFKKRKIVNNIVLILSTLAALFGILWLVWILGTLVYKGGATLSWQVFVGNPPAPGDNTGGLKHAIIGQILIVSIAVIIGVPIGILAGTFLSEYGKNSRLANIVRDISDILMSVPSIVIGTFVYAILVEPFGHFMGISGSVALAIMMLPIIVRTTDDMLNMVPRELREAAYALGATKSKVITSVVYKGAITGIITGVILAVARIGGETAPLLFTSFNNNFLTYNVFQPMASLTVTMYDYAMSPYEYWQKLAWAAAIILTFGVLALNLIGRAIAKWKFKK, encoded by the coding sequence GTGGACGCCTTTAAAAAGAGAAAAATCGTTAACAACATTGTTCTTATACTCTCAACATTAGCGGCATTGTTCGGCATTCTTTGGCTTGTATGGATATTAGGGACCCTTGTATATAAAGGCGGGGCTACCTTATCATGGCAGGTATTCGTCGGAAATCCTCCTGCCCCGGGAGACAATACAGGAGGCTTAAAGCACGCAATAATAGGTCAAATTTTAATCGTGTCCATAGCAGTAATAATCGGTGTTCCCATAGGTATCTTAGCCGGAACTTTCCTTTCCGAATACGGAAAAAACAGCAGACTTGCAAATATAGTAAGGGACATTTCTGACATCCTCATGAGCGTTCCTTCAATCGTAATAGGTACGTTTGTTTATGCAATTTTAGTTGAACCTTTTGGACATTTTATGGGTATTTCCGGTTCTGTTGCCCTTGCAATTATGATGCTTCCCATAATAGTTAGAACAACTGATGATATGTTAAACATGGTTCCAAGAGAACTCAGAGAGGCAGCATATGCCCTTGGCGCAACAAAATCCAAAGTAATTACCTCCGTTGTTTATAAAGGTGCCATAACAGGTATCATAACGGGCGTGATACTTGCCGTTGCAAGAATTGGTGGTGAAACGGCTCCACTTCTCTTTACATCCTTTAACAACAACTTTTTGACATACAACGTTTTTCAGCCCATGGCGTCACTTACAGTAACGATGTACGATTACGCCATGAGTCCTTACGAATACTGGCAGAAACTTGCCTGGGCAGCAGCCATAATACTCACATTTGGCGTTCTTGCTCTTAATCTCATAGGTCGTGCCATAGCCAAGTGGAAATTTAAAAAATAG